AACTTGAACCACAGTGGGAACACGAGCCACATGACCGAAAAGAGCACGAACAGCGGCAGGGAGGCCACTGCCAGGAGGCCCAGCGGTTCCACCAGGCCCACGCCGGGAAAGTACTCCAGCTCACGACCTCTTCGGGAAAGATGTGGGTAAGGATGCACCGGCCGTCCAGCGCTCGCGGTATCGGTGAAGAGCAGCGCCATCGTTAAAGTGGCCACTGCGAGTGAAGCGGCCAGCTGGAGGCCGTGCCACGTCCGGGAACTGTGCGCCGTCATCCTGCACGACAAGAAAGGCGGCGTTCTGTGACGATGGTGATTGACGTGACATTAGTAATTTCAGGCAGCGTTGGACTCGAAGAGCTGACTTCTTGCGAGGGCTCAAGAACGTCCCTATATTTAGCAGGAAATTTTGAAGACCTTGTTCTTTTTCGGGGTTTTAAACGTGCCATCAGGCGCAATAGTACAGAAATGTCTAATTAAATTTATGACCCCCGGTCAAAACACTACGGCTGCAAAACATTGTAAAAAAGGCCAGTATTCATTTATTGTTGGCAATTAGCAGTTTGTGTCAATGAGCAGCTATGATATTCCTAAGAGATGGCTTGGAGCTGCCCCTGTTTTTAGCTTTGTATAGCGGCGTCGATGTGAAACCATATCTAAAATAAATAGCAGGCGCCATCTCTTGAGCAGATGGAGTAAAATATCACTACTTCATTACGTGTTCAAATTAGCACATAGGTTTCCTCGGCGTTAAGAAAACGTTCGAAGGGCTTCTAAAATGCCTTCATAAGATGTGGAATTATGTACAGTAGCTGTCCTTTATTTTTCAGAGTCGGTCCATCGTTTGTTCATAATGCAAGTTCGAAGCTCTTGGAACAATGAGCATAGAATAAAAAATAAGGAATGCTTGTACGCCAATCTTTAGCATGTACAGTACATATAATCTAGGCTGAGCTGAACAAGACACGGACGGTCCTTTCTAGGGCGGGGGTAAGACGCCGTGAGATAAGGACCATAAAGTATATTAAGGTGGAGAGCTGTCTCAACTGCGAGCTACGTCCCTTCGTGCAGCTGTATTATTATTTTTAGATGCAATTGTGTTGCTAACGTAAGCATTCAATATTCACGGGTCTTCGATTCAGTTTTCGTTAAATCGACTCGGAGATTACATGTCCAGAATATTTCAGCACTTCCCATCTTATCGCATAGGGAAGTCAAAGTTTTCCCGAACTGTACAGCACATCCAAAAGCACTTACTGGTGACATTTGCTCCGAAGTGGCCATTTTCCCACTGCTAGTGTGATCCAATGTTCAACAAGAATATTAAAAACACAAAGAAGCCCCCAGCACACACGGCGCTTATTGGTTTATAATTtaatcctgtaaatatatttcgAGCTTTCACTTAGTTCATTGCGAGCAACATGAAGTTGCAAAACAAACTAATTATGTATGTTGGCCGAGTTGGCTAACATTTGATGAAGCCCTTGTAGCGCAATTAGGACAAAGAGAAAGAACAGAAATGCAGACACCAAGGCCGCTAGTGTCTGGTTCTCTGATCTCTGTCCTTGTCCTAATTGCAATACAATCGCTTCTTCGAACTCCCGTTTTCCCttctcccagtgtagggtagccaaccggtctCAGTCCTGGTTAGCGTCCCTGTCTTTCATTATTcattttctctctgtctctcttcgaACTATGTATGTATGTCCGACATTTCCCTATTCTAACAAACATGTCTTGAAGCACACACTCTTAGCAGAAGACGTCACTGCACAGTCTTAACAATTATGGAGAACGACATAATTGTCCCTTGCAGTTCACAACCAGTCATACGTAGTGCAGAAAGTGTTTCGATTCTGATGCAGTAAGcgaaggggcggggggggggggggggggggggggggtatgcagcAGACTGTTACTGAGGAGCTTAAGTGAATTATGCAATTTCGAAACTCGCACATAAACGTTTGACTCTATACCATAGCTGTGATAGTGAACGTTCCCCGCTTTCTACCCGGAGTGTAAAATGTCCTCAATGCTACGGCTTCATATTAGTTTTTTCCTTCGTATAGAGGCGAATACTACACCGCTAAATAAAACGGGAACGCAGGAAAATGAATTTTAAGGAGCATTTGAATTTCCACCTTCACGCCCGGGAATGGTATTGTGAAATTCATTTGCTCCGTTTAAATAATATGCGTTATATAGGTGCCCTGTCACGCAGTTCATGTAATTGGCGCATCGTTATTTGAGGTAATTGAATGTAAATagcgtttcgtttctttctgtcGGACAGTTAAGAATCCGACATCATTGCGCGTTTTATTTCCGGCAGTTTTACGTCTACGTCGCATCACAGCAGAGTGATACCGTCGAGAGAAAGCGCTGTAGACAAGTCCTCTAAACACGAGCAAGCAACAGACGCAACATACTCAAGTCAGCGGCGCAGACTCGCAGGCTGTTGTTCACTCGAGTGGAAATCCCCCGTCACGCGTTACGCTCATGTCGCGCTCGCGTGGCGGCTTCGCCGGTGCACCAGCCTTCTCGAAGTACGTACGCGTATTCTGATGTACCAAATACACAAACAAAGAAACAGTCACACTCTCTCCGCCGCTTGCGTACGACATA
This genomic stretch from Dermacentor silvarum isolate Dsil-2018 chromosome 2, BIME_Dsil_1.4, whole genome shotgun sequence harbors:
- the LOC125943010 gene encoding uncharacterized protein LOC125943010; the encoded protein is MTAHSSRTWHGLQLAASLAVATLTMALLFTDTASAGRPVHPYPHLSRRGRELEYFPGVGLVEPLGLLAVASLPLFVLFSVMWLVFPLWFKFHHFGLYGHGLVPGILPGAAAAGVPAAGRRRRRDLLERKSGGESLTEVAARVVKALRDGLDKYT